One Littorina saxatilis isolate snail1 linkage group LG14, US_GU_Lsax_2.0, whole genome shotgun sequence genomic region harbors:
- the LOC138946534 gene encoding zinc finger protein 862-like, protein MPPKKKVCVGKGQTLLSDFVKKKDDTDSQVAGPSAPSETDASEGERIDVQPQEETQEETQETKVGATRKFVQSWFSMFPWLSYSKEKELMFCTICQEDGVASNSFTVGCSNFRKSALADHVRTDDHKKALLTPVHVANEEKCQVIQMTNEEHAIAQAIRAVHWMVAEDLPLAKFPSMVSLMHEFKVEDVDKLNVSKTVSYASRKTAYEIVEVLADAVDAKADAELADSPVVTVLADETTDIAIKKRMGIYVRTVDKHMVPKTRFLTNRHLDSGTGQAMTTDILAEMKSRKVGTNKIVALGSDGAPAMTGKGKGVTGLLLRENPHMINVHCVAHRLALCTSQAAQDVPALQAYQETLTSLFYYFKASSCRVSALEKIQELLESPQLKMKEVHSVRWLSFYNALDTVFRSLDPLLTYLGHADRSKDPKAIGLKKKIVLQIATQKFVVLTHFLMDVIPVVTTLNQFFQKEDIDLPLVKVKVNLCLSDLEKMKTTPGQYQTLLSSDLTRDPISDKLLYKGHEVTGCRETDPSSAINSFIDNLIDSIKTRFPDTELLSAFGCLGMRPVSLFSGDALEQWGVEDLDKLLDHFGKEKKTMWQDDERIEHTSTSPPLVDSAVCRAEFRELKQTVISQGYPKDSFVSLWQLIAKFHRAAFPHLMKLAEIALVLPVHTADVERGFSAQNNILTAKRNRLLTETQNMLLKQKIEGEKERDDQYLFDIDILSCCPPVLGTSLPLGGGDRKVSESHSETVIKSRYKGS, encoded by the exons atgccgccgaagaaaaaggtttgcgtgggaaaagggcagacacttttgagtgactttgttaaaaaaaaggacGACACGGACAGTCAAGTTGCTGGGCCTTCGGCCCCGTCGGAGACTGATGCCTCAGAAGGTGAGCGAATAGATGTACAACCCCAGGAAGAGACGCAGGAAGAGACGCAAGAAACGAAAGTAGGGGCGACCAGAAAGTTTGTGCAGAGCTGGTTTTCTATGTTCCCTTGGCTCAGCTACAGCAAAGAAAAAGAACTGATGTTCTGCACCATctgtcaggaggatggcgttgCCTCAAACTCGTTCACCGTTGGTTGCAGCAACTTTCGCAAATCCGCACTGGCAGACCATGTACGAACAGACGATCACAAAAAGGCTCTGCTGACACCTGTTCATGTGGCAAATGAAGAGAAATGTCAGGTCATTCAAATGACAAACGAAGAACATGCTATTGCCCAGGCAATAAGAGCTGTCCACTGGATGGTGGCAGAAGATCTGCCACTGGCAAAGTTTCCGTCAATGGTGAGCCTCATGCATGAATTCAAGGTAGAAGATGTAGACAAACTGAATGTTTCCAAGACTGTGTCATATGCCTCAAGGAAAACTGCCTATGAGATTGTTGAGGTCTTGGCTGATGCCGTGGATGCTAAAGCTGATGCAGAACTAGCAGATTCACCTGTAGTAACAGTACTTGCAGATGAGACAACTGACATCGCCATAAAGAAGAGGATGGGAATTTATGTGAGGACAGTTGACAAACATATGGTTCCCAAGACAAGATTCCTCACAAACCGGCACCTAGACAGTGGAACAGGCCAAGCAATGACAACTGACATTCTTGCAGAAATGAAGAGTCGCAAAGTTGGCACAAACAAAATTGTGGCGCTGGGGTCGGATGGAGCACCAGCAATGACAGGAAAAGGAAAGGGGGTGACTGGCCTTCTTCTGCGTGAAAATCCTCACATGATCAACGTTCACTGTGTGGCACATAGGCTGGCATTGTGTACAAGCCAAGCAGCTCAAGATGTTCCAGCACTTCAGGCCTACCAAGAGACACTGACTTCTCTTTTCTATTACTTCAAGGCAAGTTCCTGTCGTGTTTCTGCTCTGGAGAAAATCCAGGAACTTCTTGAATCTCCACAGCTGAAAATGAAAGAAGTCCACAGTGTGCGCTGGCTCAGCTTCTACAATGCACTTGACACAGTCTTCCGCAGTTTGGATCCTCTGCTGACCTATCTTGGCCATGCTGACAGAAGCAAGGACCCAAAGGCAATCGGGCTGAAGAAGAag ATTGTGTTACAGATTGCAACACAGAAGTTTGTTGTCTTGACACACTTCCTGATGGATGTGATCCCAGTCGTGACAACCTTGAACCAGTTTTTTCAAAAAGAAGACATCGATCTGCCATTGGTCAAG GTCAAGGTGAACCTCTGTCTGTCAGACCTGGAAAAAATGAAGACGACACCTGGGCAGTACCAGACACTTCTCAGCTCAGACCTCACCAGGGACCCAATCTCAGACAAGCTGCTGTACAAGGGCCATGAAGTGACTGGCTGTAGGGAGACTGATCCATCATCAGCCATCAACAGTTTCATTGACAACCTGATTGACAGCATCAAGACTAG ATTCCCAGACACTGAACTGCTCTCTGCCTTTGGCTGCCTGGGGATGCGCCCAGTTTCATTGTTTTCTGGCGATGCACTGGAACAGTGGGGTGTAGAGGACCTGGACAAGCTGCTGGATCACTTtggaaaagagaagaagacCATGTGGCAAGACGATGAACGGATAGAGCACACAAGTACGTCTCCGCCACTTGTCGACAGTGCTGTGTGCAGGGCAGAGTTCCGAGAGCTCAAACAAACTGTCATATCGCAGGGATACCCCAAGGACAGTTTTGTTTCTCTGTGGCAGCTGATTGCTAAGTTCCACAGAGCTGCCTTCCCACACCTCATGAAGCTTGCGGAAATCGCACTCGTCTTGCCAGTCCATACAGCTGATGTGGAAAGAGGCTTCAGTGCCCAGAACAATATCTTGACCGCGAAGAGAAACCGCCTGCTCACTGAGACACAGAACATGTTGTTGAAGCagaagatagagggggagaaggAGAGGGATGATCAATACCTGTTTGACATT GACATTTTGTCCTGTTGCCCTCCAGTCCTAGGAACATCACTGCCTCTCGGAGGCGGAGACAGGAAAGTCTCGGAATCCCATTCTGAAACCGTGATCAAGTCTCGTTACAAGGGGAGTTAA